A genomic window from Gossypium hirsutum isolate 1008001.06 chromosome D12, Gossypium_hirsutum_v2.1, whole genome shotgun sequence includes:
- the LOC121224452 gene encoding organic cation/carnitine transporter 1, with translation MQYPTQRMVNMEIKKEEETKEISHEKGDDDAATAAVAEEKMKLSVDEVIEKYVGSFGLSQMLQVVLVSFSWVFDSQNTLVTIFTDAQPSGWRCKTSAINASLSPSWCMNDTAGGGGNEGQLAGHVCGLAAGSWEWTGGNSATTIAEWDLICHRKFLAAIPTSLFFIGSIFGCTFYGRLADVWLGRKKTLLLACILTSITTFFASLSPNVWIYSFLRFANGFARSGNGICSIVLSMEVVGNKCRGQVGQYGFFFYTAGLLSLPFIAYPIRTHWRYLYRIISLPPLVYIFLLVPLVVESPRWLLVRGRNKEALEVLRKLARWNRKKLPDNIELIIPSQATTTGSEGDKDTIGDENENIWTTRWAAKRMIIVMLFGFGVGFVYFGIQLNTENLNFNLYLTVIINALMEIPAIIIGGILLSFTNRRLLSSLSAISAGVLCILCIIFTTASSKNTSSSNWPKLTIEAIGFMASSITFDVLNIYCVELFPTNLRNFAVSMSRASLMLGASLSPLLVAVGRLSPSLSFIVLGALSIVSGTLSVWLPETRNAPLYETLKQQEEEEEEKRRRLRQPTVV, from the exons ATGCAATATCCAACACAAAGGATGGTGAACATGGAGATCAAAAAAGAAGAGGAAACAAAAGAGATTTCCCATGAAAAAGGAGATGATGATGCAGCAACAGCGGCAGTTGCAGAAGAGAAGATGAAGCTGAGTGTGGATGAGGTTATAGAAAAGTACGTGGGATCCTTTGGGTTGTCCCAGATGCTGCAAGTGGTGTTAGTGTCATTTTCATGGGTGTTTGATTCTCAAAACACTTTAGTCACCATCTTTACTGATGCTCAGCCATCTGGTTGGAGATGTAAAACCAGTGCTATTAATGCATCATTATCCCCGTCTTGGTGCATGAACGACACTGCTGGTGGCGGTGGCAACGAAGGGCAATTGGCTGGTCATGTTTGTGGATTGGCAGCCGGTAGTTGGGAGTGGACCGGTGGGAATAGCGCCACCACTATTGCGGAGTGGGATCTTATATGCCACCGCAAGTTTCTTGCTGCTATTCCCACTTCACTCTTCttcattggttcaatttttg GTTGCACTTTTTATGGTCGCCTCGCAGACGTGTGGTTAGGTAGAAAGAAAACATTGTTGCTGGCATGTATCTTAACCTCCATCACCACTTTCTTCGCCTCCCTTTCACCAAATGTTTGGATATATTCATTTCTCCGGTTCGCAAATGGCTTTGCCCGTTCTGGAAATGGGATATGTTCCATCGTCCTCTCGATGGAAGTGGTTGGCAATAAATGTCGAGGCCAAGTTGGCCAATACGGTTTCTTTTTCTACACGGCAGGGTTATTGTCTCTCCCTTTCATTGCATATCCTATTAGAACCCATTGGAGGTATTTATATAGGATCATATCCCTTCCCcctcttgtatatatatttttgttagtCCCTTTGGTAGTAGAATCACCACGTTGGCTACTTGTTCGAGGGAGAAACAAAGAAGCTCTTGAGGTGTTAAGAAAACTTGCCAGATGGAATAGGAAGAAATTGCCTGACAATATAGAGCTCATCATTCCATCTCAAGCAACAACAACAG GGAGTGAAGGTGACAAAGATACAATAGGTGACGAAAACGAAAACATATGGACAACAAGATGGGCTGCTAAGAGAATGATTATAGTAATGTTATTCGGCTTTGGGGTTGGCTTCGTCTATTTCGGAATCCAATTAAACACCGAGAATCTCAACTTCAATCTCTACTTAACAGTTATAATCAATGCTTTAATGGAGATCCCCGCCATTATCATCGGCGGCATACTATTGAGCTTCACCAATCGACGTCTACTTTCATCATTATCAGCCATTTCAGCCGGTGTTTTGTGTATCCTTTGCATCATTTTCACCACTGCATCGTCGAAAAACACTAGTAGTAGCAATTGGCCTAAATTGACGATCGAAGCTATTGGTTTTATGGCTAGTTCTATCACGTTCGACGTGTTGAACATTTACTGCGTCGAGCTTTTTCCTACCAATTTAAGGAACTTTGCGGTGTCGATGTCGCGTGCATCGTTGATGTTGGGGGCTTCTTTGTCACCTTTATTGGTGGCGGTCGGCCGTCTTAGCCCGTCGCTTTCATTTATTGTGCTTGGGGCTCTTTCTATTGTAAGTGGAACATTAAGTGTATGGTTGCCGGAGACAAGGAATGCTCCTCTTTATGAAACCTTAAagcaacaagaagaagaagaagaagagaaacgCCGCCGTTTAAGACAGCCCACCGTGGTCTAG
- the LOC107930979 gene encoding calmodulin, whose protein sequence is MVDQLTDEQIAEFKEAFSLFDKDGDGCITTKELGTVMRSLGQNPTEAELQGMINEVDADQNGTIDFAEFLNLIARKMKDTDSEEELKEAFKVFDKDQNGFISAAELRHVMTNLGEILTDEEVDEMIHEADTDGDGQVNYEEFVRMMVAK, encoded by the exons ATGGTGGACCAACTCACCGACGAACAAATCGCTGAGTTCAAAGAAGCTTTTAGCCTCTTCGACAAGGATGGTGATG GCTGCATCACTACAAAAGAGCTGGGAACGGTGATGAGATCTCTTGGACAAAATCCAACTGAAGCTGAACTGCAGGGTATGATCAATGAGGTCGATGCTGATCAAAACGGCACCATCGACTTCGCCGAGTTCTTGAATTTGATCGCACGGAAAATGAAG GATACCGATTCCGAGGAGGAACTTAAGGAAGCTTTCAAAGTTTTCGATAAGGATCAGAACGGCTTTATTTCTGCAGCCGAG CTCCGGCACGTGATGACGAATCTCGGGGAAATTTTGACCGATGAGGAAGTCGATGAAATGATTCATGAAGCAGATACCGACGGTGACGGGCAAGTGAACTATGAGGAGTTTGTAAGGATGATGGTGGCAAAGTGA